The following coding sequences are from one Clostridia bacterium window:
- a CDS encoding sigma 54-interacting transcriptional regulator, with the protein MDLAPHGQGQGGSDPVMAMYFTNGEAYTLGVNKEYEHLTGISLVDVKGRHMRELENIFFRPSVTLRVLEQKKPVTTVQQLLRSNKKLLVTGNPIYNQDGKITMVITLVRLLEEHGYCLRAMSPAKPKYRTFGKMVFNSPVMGEVVDKVAKIAASEANVIVTGESGVGKELIAHTIHELSPRKDGPFVVVNLGAMPENLVESQLFGYTGGAYTGADPKGKAGLVKTAAGGTLFLDEIGELPFGSQVKLLRLLEQKEIIPLGGHRAERVDVRVIAATNRNLAQMVREGTFRRDLFYRLNVFHIHIPPLRDRVEDIEALSGYFLEKANGQYKTGKTFSPEALRVLRHYGWPGNIRELKNVIERLVVLYDSVQITPRQVETELAGSGALWEPVDIWENGSLNQAVSRFEKEFLTRSLKKYGDPETCARALGVHRTTLLRKMRRYGITW; encoded by the coding sequence ATGGATCTGGCTCCGCATGGGCAGGGACAGGGCGGCAGCGACCCGGTCATGGCTATGTATTTCACCAACGGCGAGGCTTATACTTTAGGGGTCAATAAAGAATACGAGCATTTGACGGGAATATCCCTGGTGGACGTCAAGGGTAGGCACATGAGGGAATTGGAGAACATCTTTTTTAGACCGTCAGTGACGTTAAGGGTTTTGGAGCAGAAAAAGCCGGTGACCACTGTCCAGCAGCTGCTGCGGAGTAATAAGAAGCTCTTGGTTACCGGCAATCCCATCTACAACCAGGACGGGAAAATTACCATGGTTATTACTCTGGTCCGGCTGCTGGAGGAACATGGTTATTGCCTGCGGGCCATGTCCCCGGCCAAACCCAAGTATAGAACCTTCGGAAAGATGGTTTTTAACAGCCCGGTCATGGGAGAGGTCGTCGATAAGGTGGCCAAGATCGCCGCCAGCGAGGCCAATGTCATCGTGACGGGAGAATCCGGCGTCGGGAAAGAGTTAATCGCCCACACTATCCATGAGTTGAGCCCGCGGAAAGACGGGCCCTTTGTGGTGGTTAACCTGGGGGCGATGCCGGAAAACCTGGTGGAGTCCCAATTGTTTGGATATACCGGGGGTGCCTATACCGGAGCGGATCCCAAGGGAAAGGCGGGGTTGGTGAAAACCGCCGCCGGAGGCACCCTCTTTTTAGATGAAATAGGGGAATTGCCCTTTGGTTCCCAGGTCAAACTGCTAAGGCTCTTGGAGCAAAAAGAGATCATTCCCCTGGGAGGCCACCGGGCCGAAAGAGTGGATGTGCGGGTGATTGCTGCTACCAACAGGAACCTGGCCCAAATGGTCAGGGAGGGCACTTTTCGTCGCGATCTCTTTTACCGCCTTAATGTGTTTCATATTCATATTCCTCCCTTGCGGGACCGGGTAGAGGATATTGAGGCCCTAAGCGGCTATTTTTTAGAAAAGGCCAACGGGCAGTACAAGACCGGCAAAACATTTTCCCCGGAGGCGCTGCGGGTGCTGCGCCATTACGGATGGCCGGGCAACATCCGGGAATTGAAGAACGTGATTGAACGCCTCGTCGTCCTTTATGACTCCGTCCAGATTACTCCCCGGCAAGTGGAAACGGAGCTGGCCGGAAGCGGCGCCTTGTGGGAACCGGTTGATATCTGGGAAAACGGCAGTTTAAATCAAGCCGTCAGCCGTTTTGAAAAAGAATTTCTCACCCGGAGCCTGAAGAAATACGGTGATCCGGAGACCTGCGCCCGGGCCCTGGGGGTACATCGCACCACCCTGCTGCGGAAGATGCGGCGCTACGGCATTACCTGGTGA
- a CDS encoding 4Fe-4S binding protein, with the protein MQRLKDWDRRQLRLVRNAVQVSLGLILLAAGYRFYLFVQHFDTLGTAPFHPRPPIVEAFLPIGALVSFKLWLTTGFFDPIHPAALSIFITVLLTALLFRKAFCSWICPIGTICEGVHRVGEQFVPQWRLPRWLAYPLLGLKYLLLLFFVKIIIIDMPVMALVGFINSPYYKIADAKMLDFFLSISPLTAKVLLVLLILSLFIKNFWCRFLCPYGALLGIISWFSPAAVHRDGERCIHCGKCDRACTYDIKVSGQQAVRSPECTGCLDCVAACPVEGCLEVRWWRRRPVRPWLFGGLVVGFFLLAIGVAKATGRWETVLTLEEYAVLLPLRHLTGHP; encoded by the coding sequence ATGCAAAGGTTAAAGGATTGGGACAGGCGGCAGCTCAGGCTGGTGCGCAATGCCGTCCAGGTTAGCCTGGGGCTTATTCTCTTAGCAGCCGGTTATCGTTTTTACCTGTTTGTGCAGCATTTTGACACCCTGGGGACGGCTCCCTTCCATCCCCGGCCTCCCATCGTGGAAGCTTTCCTACCCATCGGGGCACTGGTGTCATTTAAGTTGTGGTTGACCACGGGCTTTTTTGATCCCATTCACCCGGCGGCCTTGTCTATTTTCATCACGGTCCTTTTGACAGCCTTGTTGTTTCGCAAAGCATTCTGCAGCTGGATCTGTCCCATTGGGACCATTTGTGAAGGGGTGCACCGGGTGGGGGAACAGTTCGTGCCCCAGTGGCGGCTACCCCGGTGGTTGGCTTACCCGCTCTTGGGTCTCAAGTACTTGCTGCTGCTCTTTTTTGTGAAAATTATTATCATCGACATGCCGGTGATGGCTTTAGTGGGTTTCATCAACAGTCCCTATTACAAAATTGCCGACGCTAAAATGCTGGACTTTTTCTTAAGTATAAGCCCTTTGACGGCGAAAGTGCTGCTGGTTCTATTGATCCTGTCCTTGTTCATCAAGAACTTCTGGTGCCGGTTTCTCTGCCCCTACGGGGCCCTATTGGGCATCATCAGCTGGTTCAGCCCAGCCGCGGTTCACCGGGATGGGGAGCGCTGTATCCACTGCGGCAAGTGCGACCGGGCTTGTACCTATGACATAAAGGTATCAGGCCAACAAGCGGTCAGGTCCCCGGAATGTACCGGCTGCTTGGACTGCGTGGCGGCGTGCCCGGTGGAGGGCTGCCTGGAAGTGCGCTGGTGGAGGAGGAGACCGGTGCGCCCATGGCTTTTCGGCGGGCTGGTGGTAGGTTTCTTCCTGCTGGCTATCGGGGTGGCCAAGGCTACCGGTCGCTGGGAGACGGTTTTGACCCTGGAGGAGTACGCCGTCCTTTTACCCCTGCGCCACTTGACGGGACACCCGTAA